One window of the Branchiostoma lanceolatum isolate klBraLanc5 chromosome 3, klBraLanc5.hap2, whole genome shotgun sequence genome contains the following:
- the LOC136430013 gene encoding astacin-like metalloendopeptidase has translation MGIWAVFAVAFLAVHCTGLPVMEVRGRTEETVMDKILSANSDTNMFEGDIPQTVTSRNGIRDVSMVWATKIIPYQLKAGDFSASEQNTIQQAMDEYQVRTCISFVPRTTETDYLYIQKGSGCWSYVGVQGGRQDLSLGNGCVYNGIAIHEFMHAAGFWHEQSRFDRDDWVIIQWENIQDGKEHNFNRYSEVDVSGLGEDYDYGSVMHYSATAFSSNGSPTIVARLSGAPSLGQRTGFSDTDVAKLNTLYSCHMPVGWSDWTEWSPCDDTCTKTRQRFCSDPNGCTGPSVETQTCPWPCQVGIHPDCGEYYFGGSVGEITSPMYPGNYLDAATCRYLVNATAGNTVTLNFQVFDVEDHASCGYDVLKVYDGADTSSRVLASLCGSTQPAPITSSGDRLLIEFATDASANGQGYVIQYTTVPTAFSCTFDADECGFTQDSDDQFDWTRQTGATPSSSTGPTNDVSGSGHYMFIETSSPRSPGDAARLRTPTQSASPAGFCLQFQYHMYGTETGTLNVYVIDGNSVLGTPDFSVTGNQGNNWLTGQLNVAGDADFQVVFEAVRGSGWRSDSAIDDVMLFEGGCA, from the exons ATGGGCATCTGGGCAGTTTTCGCCGTGGCCTTTCTGGCTGTGCATTGTACAGGTCTTCCTGTCATG GAAGTCAGGGGCCGTACAG aGGAGACCGTGATGGATAAGATTCTATCAGCCAACAGTG acacAAACATGTTTGAGGGTGACATCCCGCAAACTGTG ACTTCTAGGAACGGGATCCGTGACGTCTCCATGGTCTGGGCGACCAAGATCATCCCTTACCAGCTCAAGGCTGGAGACTTCT CGGCTTCGGAACAGAACACGATCCAGCAGGCTATGGATGAGTACCAGGTCCGAACCTGCATCTCATTCGTTCCGAGGACTACCGAGACGGACTACCTCTACATCCAGAAGGGATCAGG GTGCTGGTCTTACGTGGGTGTGCAGGGCGGAAGGCAGGACCTGTCCCTCGGGAACGGTTGCGTCTACAATGGCATCGCCATCCACGAGTTCATGCACGCCGCCGGCTTCTGGCACGAGCAGTCCCGCTTCGACCGGGACGACTGGGTCATCATCCAGTGGGAGAACATTCAGGACG GCAAGGAGCACAACTTCAACAGGTACTCTGAGGTTGACGTGTCGGGGCTTGGTGAGGACTATGACTACGGTTCCGTGATGCACTACAGCGCCACGGCCTTCAGCTCCAACGGGAGTCCCACCATCGTGGCCCGGCTCAGCGGGGCGCCTTCTCTCGGTCAGAGGACCGGCTTCAGCGACACCGACGTGGCTAAGCTGAACACTCTGTACAGCTGCC ACATGCCTGTTGGCTGGAGTGACTGGACCGAATGGAGCCCGTGTGACGACACCTGCACCAAGACCCGCCAGCGCTTCTGTTCTGACCCGAACGGCTGCACGGGACCCAGCGTGGagacacaaacctgtccctggccCTGCCAAG TTGGAATCCACCCTGACTGTGGTGAGTACTACTTCGGCGGCTCTGTCGGAGAGATCACCTCGCCCATGTACCCCGGGAACTACCTGGACGCTGCCACATGCCGCTACCTGGTGAACGCCACAGCCGGCAACACCGTCACCCTAAACTTCCAGGTGTTCGATGTGGAAGATCATGCTTCATGCGGATATGACGTTCTTAAG gtTTACGATGGTGCGGACACGTCGTCCCGCGTGCTCGCCTCCCTGTGTGGCTCGACCCAACCGGCCCCCATCACCTCTTCGGGAGACCGCCTCTTGATCGAGTTTGCTACTGACGCCTCGGCCAATGGACAGGGCTATGTCATCCAATACACCACCG TCCCGACGGCCTTCAGTTGTACCTTTGACGCGGACGAGTGTGGCTTTACCCAGGACAGCGATGACCAGTTCGACTGGACCCGTCAAACCGGCGCCACTCCCTCCAGCTCCACCGGACCTACCAACGACGTCTCCGGCTCGG GTCACTACATGTTCATCGAGACGTCCAGCCCCCGTTCCCCGGGAGACGCCGCGCGCCTGCGCACACCGACTCAGAGCGCAAGCCCTGCCGGTTTCTGCCTGCAGTTCCAGTACCACATGTACGGAACAG AAACTGGCACGTTGAATGTGTACGTGATTGACGGAAACTCCGTCCTCGGCACACCTGACTTCAGCGTGACCGGTAACCAAGGCAACAACTGGCTGACGGGACAGCTCAACGTCGCTGGGGACGCCGACTTCCAG
- the LOC136429286 gene encoding uncharacterized protein yields MAITVRTWVVLAWLVVTVHGHVRLTFPPARWFDFDFLDNVHGTQDPCGMASSDPPEITYLPLNTDIVVEWHEAYVHTGGFRIELLTSEDDQSPTLLTPDDGHGYTGADDATRQNFTVQISTACVNCTLRLTRQAAEWTTAGGGDYVFHSCSDVTVDDAATIFDGDKCNAARCSGHGTCSDDGSTCTCEHLYSGDRCQFRDGCETDADCGDHAVCVKVSMTNYPMNRCFCEAGWFGETCSSSSDITTTDVDTGDYFHRELTDGFDLYWKILQSSGEIEVLVQAEGMGWVAVGWRPSGLTATCRDFPVNYAGYEGVKPARAEEEEPFVTSQRSTRSIRRYTRQSVAEPEPEAESIVPDQCATAEPEAEPEGEPEATGEPESEPEATAEPEVTAEPEGTAEPEGTAEPESEPEGTAEAEAEPEGEPENGGDSLHAMDCTDMVIVVTRGDVYRVDDCYTRDRSTPRRDMWYGDGGGDSLTAAVAKEENGVVTARFRKKLHADESQDHGIDMLPMHVIWARGQEPGGYSHVPNSAIETCAVSDYAYYQPDELKYHGTAQTQRGALTMNFFENPDSPSGSTECLGSYSSPDGCQGTACDYSASWWYDETTDKIMFDVMGRQTSDRWIGLGFSTDQSMTDADAVVGWWNEDGTVTITDRWLSTKSTSGVDVDDSDDLEGKEGSYVDGVLRIKFTRARATGDDSDLSFADNCLHMFFAQGGTFNQDDLSITRHEATPIVSVNEICIARCVSGSGVLSVSWALLLSLLAVTTFTLWRGE; encoded by the exons ATGGCGATAACAGTGAGGACATGGGTAGTGCTGGCATGGCTTGTCGTCACCGTTCACGGACACGTCCGGCTAACCTTCCCGCCCGCTCGCTGGTTCGACTTCGACTTTCTGGACAACGTGCACGGGACTCAGGATCCCTGTGGCATGGCTTCTTCGG ATCCACCGGAGATCACATACCTGCCCCTGAACACTGATATAGTCGTGGAGTGGCACGAAGCCTACGTTCACACC GGCGGGTTCAGAATCGAGCTTCTGACGAGTGAGGATGACCAGAGCCCCACCCTGCTCACTCCTGATGACGGGCATGGATACACGGGAGCAGACGACGCCAC GAGACAGAACTTTACCGTGCAAATCAGCACAGCGTGCGTGAACTGCACTCTCCGTCTGACCCGCCAGGCGGCAGAGTGGACAACAGCCGGCGGTGGCGACTACGTCTTCCATAGCTGCTCTGACGTCACCGTAGATGACG CCGCTACCATATTTGACGGAGACAAGTGTAACGCTGCCAGGTGTTCTGGACACGGCACCTGCAGCGACGACGGCTCAACCTGCACCTGCGAACACCTGTACTCTGGAGACAGGTGTCAGTTCAGAG ACGGTTGTGAGACAGACGCTGACTGTGGTGACCACGCCGTGTGTGTGAAAGTGTCGATGACGAACTACCCCATGAACAGATGTTTCTGCGAGGCCGGCTGGTTCGGAGAGACCTGTTCCTCAA GTTCTGACATCACAACCACTGACGTCGACACAGGCGACTACTTTCACAGGGAGCTGACGGATGGGTTTGACCTCTATTGGAAGATTCTGCAG AGCTCGGGTGAGATAGAAGTGCTGGTGCAGGCGGAGGGGATGGGCTGGGTGGCCGTAGGGTGGAGACCCTCAG GTCTAACTGCCACATGTCGGGATTTTCCGGTGAACTACGCTGGATATGAGGGTGTCAAACCGGCGAGGGCGGAGGAAGAGGAGCCTTTCGTGACG AGCCAGCGGTCTACGCGGAGCATTCGGCGGTACACGCGACAGTCTGTGGCCGAGCCCGAACCCGAGGCCGAGTCCATCGTCCCTGACCAGTGCGCAACGGCTGAGCCCGAGGCTGAACCTGAAGGCGAACCGGAAGCCACAGGGGAACCAGAGAGTGAACCGGAAGCTACGGCAGAACCGGAAGTCACAGCGGAACCGGAAGGCACAGCGGAACCAGAGGGCACCGCAGAACCGGAAAGTGAACCGGAGGGCACTGCCGAAGCGGAAGCGGAACCGGAGGGAGAGCCGGAAAACG GCGGCGACTCCCTCCACGCCATGGACTGTACGGACATGGTGATCGTGGTGACCCGCGGGGACGTGTACCGGGTGGATGACTGCTACACGCGGGACCGCTCCACGCCCCGCAGGGACATGTGGTACGGGGACGGCGGAGGGGACAGTCTCACCGCCGCCGTCGCCAAGGAGGAGAACGGCGTCGTCACGGCCAGGTTCAGGAAGAAGCTCCACG CTGACGAGTCCCAGGACCACGGTATCGACATGTTACCGATGCACGTGATCTGGGCACGTGGTCAGGAACCGGGCGGGTACAGTCACGTGCCAAACTCCGCCATCGAGACATGCGCAGTCAGCGACTACGCCTACTACCAACCGGACGAGCTCAAGTACCACGGCACTGCGCAGACGCAGAGGGGCGCACTTACCATGAACTTTTTCG AGAACCCGGACAGTCCCTCGGGCTCCACAGAGTGCCTGGGTAGTTACAGCAGTCCGGACGGCTGCCAGGGCACGGCCTGTGACTACTCCGCCAGCTGGTGGTACGACGAGACCACCGACAAGATCATGTTCGACGTGATGGGCAGACAGACCAGCGACCGCTGGATCGGGCTCGGCTTCTCCACAGATCAGTCCATG ACCGATGCTGATGCAGTTGTGGGATGGTGGAACGAAGACGGGACTGTGACCATCACGGACAG GTGGCTGTCCACCAAGTCAACCTCAGGTGTCGATGTGGACGACTCTGACGACCTGGAAGGGAAGGAAGGCTCGTACGTAGACGGAGTCCTTCGCATCAAATTCACACGTGCGCGGGCAACAG GTGATGATTCTGATCTGTCCTTTGCCGACAACTGTCTTCACATGTTCTTCGCGCAAGGTGGGACCTTCAATCAGGacgacctgtcaatcaccaGGCACGAGGCCACGCCCATCGTCTCTGTCAATGAGATCTGCATCGCTCGCTGCG TTTCCGGTTCCGGTGTGCTGTCCGTATCCTGGGCACTGCTCCTGTCCCTGTTGGCTGTTACAACGTTTACGCTGTGGCGGGGAGAATGA